Proteins from a single region of Syngnathus scovelli strain Florida chromosome 7, RoL_Ssco_1.2, whole genome shotgun sequence:
- the fosb gene encoding protein FosB isoform X1: MQLFWKDTRSASPGNTNKTSNGAKLPLGPRGEMYQGFPGDPDSGSRGSSSPSIESQYLSSVDSFGSPPTTSAPQECVSAATSLSIVGSGPGSSSGGEMPGSFVPTVTAITTSQDLQWMIQPTLISSQASGQSGTTDTSTITRPVSLVDPYDMPGPSYSSGSAFTPPSLETPGPAPGPVRQSRTRSRRTREESVSEDGDVGVLLTPEEEEKRRVRRERNKLAAAKCRNRRRELTDRLQSETDVLEEEKAELEAEISELQKEKERLEFVLVAHQPNCKIMYQEQPQPSSSQLPVQTLQAPSSIVSLAGKEDSFYLPPAYSGHAASTQSQIPPPQQQQQQQQVQQPQPGMIQEVEFSRSFYGPSEATAPGGPCFMIGDAGGGDGNHDDAGIASQSTSYTSSFVFTYPEGACGVSANHRNSSSEQSSDSLNSPSLLAL, translated from the exons ATGCAACTTTTTTGGAAAGACACCAGGAGCGCCTCACCGGGAAACACCAACAAGACAAGTAACG GTGCCAAACTCCCTCTCGGCCCCCGCGGGGAGATGTACCAAGGGTTCCCCGGCGACCCCGATAGCGGATCCCGTGGTAGCTCCTCCCCGTCCATAGAGTCGCAGTACCTCTCCTCCGTGGACTCCTTCGGCAGCCCGCCGACCACCAGTGCTCCGCAG GAGTGTGTGTCAGCCGCAACCAGCTTGAGCATTGTGGGTAGCGGGCCAGGATCCAGCAGCGGAGGGGAGATGCCCGGCTCATTCGTGCCGACCGTCACCGCCATCACCACCAGTCAGGACCTGCAGTGGATGATTCAGCCCACCCTCATCTCCTCCCAGGCCTCAGGTCAAAGCGGCACCACCGACACCTCCACCATAACCCGGCCGGTGTCGCTGGTTGACCCCTATGACATGCCGGGCCCGAGTTACTCCTCCGGGTCTGCGTTCACTCCACCGAGTTTGGAAACCCCCGGCCCGGCACCGGGCCCCGTCCGCCAATCCAGAACCCGTAGCCGCCGCACTCGAGAAGAGTCTGTGAGTGAAGACGGAGATGTTGGTGTGTTA CTCACTcccgaggaggaggagaagcgaCGTGTCCGACGGGAGAGGAACAAACTGGCCGCCGCCAAGTGCAGAAACCGACGACGGGAGCTCACGGACAGGCTGCAGTCG GAGACGGACGTCCTGGAAGAGGAGAAGGCCGAGCTCGAGGCGGAGATCTCGGAGCTACAGAAGGAGAAGGAGCGGCTGGAGTTTGTCCTGGTGGCCCACCAGCCCAACTGCAAGATCATGTACCAGGAGCAGCCTCAGCCGAGCTCGTCGCAGCTCCCCGTCCAGACCTTACAAGCCCCCTCCTCCATTGTGAGCTTGGCTGGGAAGGAAGACTCTTTCTATCTTCCTCCTGCCTACTCAGGCCACGCAGCCTCCACACAGTCACAGATTCCTCcgcctcagcagcagcagcagcagcagcaagtccAGCAGCCTCAGCCAGGAATGATACAGGAGGTAGAGTTTTCTCGTTCTTTCTATGGCCCGAGCGAGGCAACGGCGCCTGGCGGGCCATGCTTCATGATCGGCGACGCTGGTGGCGGTGACGGTAACCATGACGATGCGGGCATTGCCAGCCAAAGCACTTCATACACATCTTCATTTGTGTTCACCTACCCAGAGGGAGCCTGCGGGGTCAGTGCCAACCATCGGAACAGCAGTAGCGAGCAGTCATCCGATTCCTTGAACTCGCCTTCCCTGCTGGCGCTCTGA
- the fosb gene encoding protein FosB isoform X2: MQLFWKDTRSASPGNTNKTSNGAKLPLGPRGEMYQGFPGDPDSGSRGSSSPSIESQYLSSVDSFGSPPTTSAPQECVSAATSLSIVGSGPGSSSGGEMPGSFVPTVTAITTSQDLQWMIQPTLISSQASGQSGTTDTSTITRPVSLVDPYDMPGPSYSSGSAFTPPSLETPGPAPGPVRQSRTRSRRTREESLTPEEEEKRRVRRERNKLAAAKCRNRRRELTDRLQSETDVLEEEKAELEAEISELQKEKERLEFVLVAHQPNCKIMYQEQPQPSSSQLPVQTLQAPSSIVSLAGKEDSFYLPPAYSGHAASTQSQIPPPQQQQQQQQVQQPQPGMIQEVEFSRSFYGPSEATAPGGPCFMIGDAGGGDGNHDDAGIASQSTSYTSSFVFTYPEGACGVSANHRNSSSEQSSDSLNSPSLLAL, translated from the exons ATGCAACTTTTTTGGAAAGACACCAGGAGCGCCTCACCGGGAAACACCAACAAGACAAGTAACG GTGCCAAACTCCCTCTCGGCCCCCGCGGGGAGATGTACCAAGGGTTCCCCGGCGACCCCGATAGCGGATCCCGTGGTAGCTCCTCCCCGTCCATAGAGTCGCAGTACCTCTCCTCCGTGGACTCCTTCGGCAGCCCGCCGACCACCAGTGCTCCGCAG GAGTGTGTGTCAGCCGCAACCAGCTTGAGCATTGTGGGTAGCGGGCCAGGATCCAGCAGCGGAGGGGAGATGCCCGGCTCATTCGTGCCGACCGTCACCGCCATCACCACCAGTCAGGACCTGCAGTGGATGATTCAGCCCACCCTCATCTCCTCCCAGGCCTCAGGTCAAAGCGGCACCACCGACACCTCCACCATAACCCGGCCGGTGTCGCTGGTTGACCCCTATGACATGCCGGGCCCGAGTTACTCCTCCGGGTCTGCGTTCACTCCACCGAGTTTGGAAACCCCCGGCCCGGCACCGGGCCCCGTCCGCCAATCCAGAACCCGTAGCCGCCGCACTCGAGAAGAGTCT CTCACTcccgaggaggaggagaagcgaCGTGTCCGACGGGAGAGGAACAAACTGGCCGCCGCCAAGTGCAGAAACCGACGACGGGAGCTCACGGACAGGCTGCAGTCG GAGACGGACGTCCTGGAAGAGGAGAAGGCCGAGCTCGAGGCGGAGATCTCGGAGCTACAGAAGGAGAAGGAGCGGCTGGAGTTTGTCCTGGTGGCCCACCAGCCCAACTGCAAGATCATGTACCAGGAGCAGCCTCAGCCGAGCTCGTCGCAGCTCCCCGTCCAGACCTTACAAGCCCCCTCCTCCATTGTGAGCTTGGCTGGGAAGGAAGACTCTTTCTATCTTCCTCCTGCCTACTCAGGCCACGCAGCCTCCACACAGTCACAGATTCCTCcgcctcagcagcagcagcagcagcagcaagtccAGCAGCCTCAGCCAGGAATGATACAGGAGGTAGAGTTTTCTCGTTCTTTCTATGGCCCGAGCGAGGCAACGGCGCCTGGCGGGCCATGCTTCATGATCGGCGACGCTGGTGGCGGTGACGGTAACCATGACGATGCGGGCATTGCCAGCCAAAGCACTTCATACACATCTTCATTTGTGTTCACCTACCCAGAGGGAGCCTGCGGGGTCAGTGCCAACCATCGGAACAGCAGTAGCGAGCAGTCATCCGATTCCTTGAACTCGCCTTCCCTGCTGGCGCTCTGA
- the fosb gene encoding protein FosB isoform X3: MQLFWKDTRSASPGNTNKTSNGAKLPLGPRGEMYQGFPGDPDSGSRGSSSPSIESQYLSSVDSFGSPPTTSAPQECVSAATSLSIVGSGPGSSSGGEMPGSFVPTVTAITTSQDLQWMIQPTLISSQASGQSGTTDTSTITRPVSLVDPYDMPGPSYSSGSAFTPPSLETPGPAPGPVRQSRTRSRRTREESVSEDGDVGVLLTPEEEEKRRVRRERNKLAAAKCRNRRRELTDRLQSETDVLEEEKAELEAEISELQKEKERLEFVLVAHQPNCKIMYQEQPQPSSSQLPVQTLQAPSSIVSLAGKEDSFYLPPAYSGHAASTQSQIPPPQQQQQQQQVQQPQPGMIQEREPAGSVPTIGTAVASSHPIP; the protein is encoded by the exons ATGCAACTTTTTTGGAAAGACACCAGGAGCGCCTCACCGGGAAACACCAACAAGACAAGTAACG GTGCCAAACTCCCTCTCGGCCCCCGCGGGGAGATGTACCAAGGGTTCCCCGGCGACCCCGATAGCGGATCCCGTGGTAGCTCCTCCCCGTCCATAGAGTCGCAGTACCTCTCCTCCGTGGACTCCTTCGGCAGCCCGCCGACCACCAGTGCTCCGCAG GAGTGTGTGTCAGCCGCAACCAGCTTGAGCATTGTGGGTAGCGGGCCAGGATCCAGCAGCGGAGGGGAGATGCCCGGCTCATTCGTGCCGACCGTCACCGCCATCACCACCAGTCAGGACCTGCAGTGGATGATTCAGCCCACCCTCATCTCCTCCCAGGCCTCAGGTCAAAGCGGCACCACCGACACCTCCACCATAACCCGGCCGGTGTCGCTGGTTGACCCCTATGACATGCCGGGCCCGAGTTACTCCTCCGGGTCTGCGTTCACTCCACCGAGTTTGGAAACCCCCGGCCCGGCACCGGGCCCCGTCCGCCAATCCAGAACCCGTAGCCGCCGCACTCGAGAAGAGTCTGTGAGTGAAGACGGAGATGTTGGTGTGTTA CTCACTcccgaggaggaggagaagcgaCGTGTCCGACGGGAGAGGAACAAACTGGCCGCCGCCAAGTGCAGAAACCGACGACGGGAGCTCACGGACAGGCTGCAGTCG GAGACGGACGTCCTGGAAGAGGAGAAGGCCGAGCTCGAGGCGGAGATCTCGGAGCTACAGAAGGAGAAGGAGCGGCTGGAGTTTGTCCTGGTGGCCCACCAGCCCAACTGCAAGATCATGTACCAGGAGCAGCCTCAGCCGAGCTCGTCGCAGCTCCCCGTCCAGACCTTACAAGCCCCCTCCTCCATTGTGAGCTTGGCTGGGAAGGAAGACTCTTTCTATCTTCCTCCTGCCTACTCAGGCCACGCAGCCTCCACACAGTCACAGATTCCTCcgcctcagcagcagcagcagcagcagcaagtccAGCAGCCTCAGCCAGGAATGATACAGGAG AGGGAGCCTGCGGGGTCAGTGCCAACCATCGGAACAGCAGTAGCGAGCAGTCATCCGATTCCTTGA
- the capn12 gene encoding calpain-12, whose amino-acid sequence MDSMEAPLGSFKNPIKFKDQDFDSLSEKCLKSGEMFSDQSFPAEQKSIGMPEDDDPKKAIKWKRPKDISGNAVFVEGTIGTTDICQGQLGNCWLLAALSCLTMHPKLFVKVVPPNQSLSKSYAGIFHFRFWQYGEWVEVVVDDRLPVREGRLLFSYSHTRNEYWSALVEKAYAKLMGSYGCLKGGNISEGMEDFTGGIAYSLPVSSHTPRVFWRLLTAALARGSLLSCFIQANSYKEVSKVNADGLIKGHAYAITDTDQVKHEADEVLLLKLRNPWGFVEYRGPWSDKSKEWHDISREEKERLEMKRREDGEFWMGADDFCKKFDFAELCSINPDTLVEGKIVEPTSSSSESKWTINEHEGFWLKGSSAGGSRKYNRSFWKNPQFELILTEQDQPDEDDEEDEEDGDEEEESGSNDGMKTEKQKIKAKKCTVLVEILQKNRRRKNQVHFLYMGFHIYKVPSELYGVCLDRNFFLKNRPVGRSGKYRAQRAVWRKMHLEPGHYVLVASTYRPNQPGEFFVRIFSKTANSLGTQDFTCTSSYLPAMAAPLTAEDKMRVLRTFDEEAGPDDRLSPRELMTLFNSVLDKDYHLPLETCRQLIFGEDTKGRASLNRQQTEALLSELRHLQTIFFQYDEDSSGTMSPFELSAALQAMGMKCDDKVVQLLYERFASGELHLPFHDFVAGITRLRKLFALYESENNREVKDRGINAWLIRFLLV is encoded by the exons ATGGACAGCATGGAGGCGCCGTTAGGTTCTTTCAAGAACCCCATCAAGTTTAAAGATCAGGACTTTGACAGTCTCTCAGAGAAGTGCCTCAAGTCTGGCGAGATGTTCTCTGATCAGAGCTTTCCGGCCGAGCAGAAGTCCATCGGCATGCCAGAGGATGACGACCCCAAAAAGGCCATCAAGtggaagagacccaag gacatcagTGGGAATGCCGTCTTTGTGGAGGGCACCATCGGCACCACTGATATCTGTCAAGGTCAGCTAG GTAACTGCTGGCTCCTGGCAGCGCTTTCCTGTCTCACCATGCACCCCAAACTCTTTGTCAAGGTGGTACCGCCCAACCAAAGCCTGTCCAAGTCTTATGCCGGTATCTTTCATTTCAGG TTCTGGCAGTATGGCGAGTGGGTGGAGGTGGTCGTGGACGACAGGCTGCCAGTGCGAGAAGGCCGTCTCCTCTTCAGCTACTCTCACACCCGCAACGAGTACTGGAGCGCCCTGGTGGAGAAGGCCTACGCCAA GTTGATGGGATCGTACGGATGTCTAAAGGGCGGCAATATTTCGGAGGGGATGGAGGATTTCACGGGAGGCATCGCGTACTCTCTGCCCGTCTCCTCGCACACGCCTCGCGTCTTCTGGAGGTTGCTGACGGCCGCCCTCGCCCGAGGCAGTTTGCTCAGCTGCTTTATTCAG GCCAACAGCTACAAGGAAGTTAGTAAAGTAAACGCGGATGGGCTGATAAAGGGCCACGCCTACGCCATCACTGACACCGACCAGG TCAAGCATGAGGCAGATGAGGTTTTGCTTCTTAAGCTGAGGAATCCATGGGGCTTTGTTGAGTACCGTGGACCCTGGAGTGACAA AAGCAAAGAATGGCACGACATATCCAGAGAGGAGAAAGAGAGACTCGAAATGAAACGTAGGGAAGATGGCGAGTTCTG GATGGGCGCTGATGATTTTTGCAAGAAGTTTGACTTTGCCGAGCTCTGCAGTATCAATCCTGACACCCTCGTGGAGGGAAAAATAGTGGAGCCCACTAGCTCCTCCTCCGAGTCGAAATGGACCATCAACGAGCATGAAGGATTTTGGCTGAAAGGGAGCTCGGCCGGCGGAAGCCGAAAATACAACC GCTCCTTTTGGAAGAACCCTCAGTTTGAGCTGATTCTCACGGAGCAGGATCAGCCGGATGAGGAtgacgaggaggacgaggaagacggcgacgaagaggaggagagcGGGTCGAACGATGGCATGAAGACAGAGAAGCAGAAGATAAAAGCTAAGAAGTGCACGGTGCTGGTGGAAATCCTGCAGAAAAACCGCAGGCGCAAGAATCAAGTCCACTTCCTCTACATGGGCTTCCACATCTACAAG gttcCCTCGGAG CTTTACGGTGTATGTCTGGACCGCAACTTCTTCTTGAAAAATCGTCCAGTTGGTCGTTCTGGGAAATACAGGGCTCAAAG GGCTGTGTGGAGGAAAATGCACCTGGAGCCGGGTCACTACGTCCTCGTGGCGTCCACCTATCGACCCAACCAGCCCGGAGAGTTCTTTGTCCGCATCTTCTCCAAAACCGCCAACAGTTTGGG AACGCAGGATTTTACATGCACCTCAAGCTATCTCCCG GCGATGGCCGCACCTCTTACAGCTGAGGATAAAATGAGAGTTCTGAGGACTTTTGATGAAGAGGCTGGACCA GATGACAGGCTGAGCCCCAGGGAGCTGATGACACTTTTCAACTCAG TCCTGGACAAAGATTACCACCTGCCGTTGGAGACGTGCAGGCAGCTTATTTTCGGAGAGGAC ACTAAAGGAAGAGCCAGTTTGAACCGTCAGCAAACAGAAGCTTTGCTGTCAGAGCTCCGCCATTTGCAG acCATCTTTTTCCAATATGATGAGGACTCTTCCGGCACCATGAGTCCTTTTGAACTCTCTGCAGCTCTGCAAGCCATGG GGATGAAGTGCGACGATAAAGTAGTCCAGCTGCTTTACGAGCGCTTCGCATCCGGAGAGCTTCACCTGCCCTTCCACGACTTTGTCGCCGGCATCACCCGCCTGCGCAAACTTTTTG CATTGTATGAATCAGAGAACAACCGCGAGGTGAAAGACAGAGGCATCAATGCT TGGCTCATTCGCTTTCTGCTGGTGTGA
- the znf296 gene encoding zinc finger protein 296 yields MSRRKLGSRPQHLSAIHESPDTVDGGALLPQDHLPTPHILTPDGGGDLLTCGQCSRAFPLAHILAFIQHKQGGCLPRNQVLDARAAPRSPAHRALQRHCASNGTLTAAVAALGQGFIELRREEAEASERAWGAELGLKVKVEPGKAGSEEPSYFTCQQCESVFPSAWALLQHAQHAHSLSIYQEEDDDEDIRASLKENKPATATLDPRHLSQALASAFQPTLRLARPRQTPAAVAPNNLQALNFSELLRGLAEGTNNISNNNNPSVSSPGGLALSPSSSPPAASPFPQTGVLQADFHCELCDHSFQTPRALSAHRRTHACERPYHCGVCGQAFAQSGQLARHIRSHHRPATGSGYESADALAMETTRGRFQIQAGKATMDVRAQGPSELDLTVPKLPAGMLLPSQVRPSDRELLRLYQSQRDGGEEEAEAQADPRRASPCASPSEGSLESGETGGSGESGIASGNCTPKRPEMSEQPEIIDFSSAKVSEAVQEWQRENERRSTGGGSAGAPSVSTVKKKKDEACEYCGKQFRNSSNLTVHRRSHTGERPYRCGLCSYACAQSSKLTRHMKTHGAQGAKAPFLCQLCAVPFTVYATLEKHLKKVHGLSHASVGAYAQASAADTLAAMKAEEAPEVVKMEEEEASLDQVANTDREEHRQEESTGSPTPVALTPAP; encoded by the exons ATGTCCAGACGCAAACTTGGCAGCAGACCGCAGCACCTGAGTGCAATTCACG AATCTCCTGACACAGTGGACGGAGGTGCCCTCCTGCCACAGGACCACCTCCCGACCCCGCACATCCTGACACCCGACGGTGGCGGTGACCTCTTGACCTGCGGCCAGTGCAGCCGGGCCTTCCCCCTGGCGCACATCCTGGCCTTCATCCAGCACAAGCAGGGCGGCTGTCTTCCCCGAAACCAAGTTTTGGATGCCCGCGCCGCGCCCCGCTCGCCCGCCCACCGAGCCCTGCAGCGTCATTGCGCCTCCAACGGGACCCTCACGGCCGCCGTGGCGGCGCTGGGCCAGGGCTTCATCGAGCTCAGGAGGGAGGAGGCGGAGGCCAGCGAGCGAGCCTGGGGGGCGGAGCTTGGGTTGAAGGTGAAGGTGGAGCCCGGCAAAGCAG GGTCCGAGGAGCCGTCCTACTTCACCTGCCAGCAGTGCGAGAGTGTGTTCCCCTCCGCCTGGGCCCTGCTGCAGCACGCCCAGCACGCTCACTCCCTCAGCATTTACCAagaggaggacgacgatgaggacaTCCGAGCCAGTCTGAAGGAGAACAAACCTGCGACGGCCACGCTGGACCCTCGCCACCTCAGTCAAGCGCTCGCCTCCGCCTTCCAGCCCACCCTGCGCCTGGCTCGCCCCCGCCAGACTCCCGCCGCCGTGGCCCCCAACAACCTGCAGGCTCTGAACTTCTCCGAGCTGCTGCGGGGTCTTGCTGAGGGCACCAACAACattagcaacaacaacaatcctTCTGTCAGCTCGCCGGGAGGCCTGGCGTTGtccccgtcctcctccccgccggCGGCGTCCCCCTTCCCTCAAACGGGAGTCCTCCAAGCCGACTTCCACTGCGAGCTGTGCGACCACAGTTTTCAGACGCCGCGCGCCCTCTCCGCCCACCGCCGGACTCACGCGTGCGAGAGGCCGTACCACTGCGGCGTGTGcggccaggccttcgcccagAGCGGGCAGCTGGCTCGCCACATCAGGAGCCACCACCGGCCGGCAACGGGGAGCGGGTATGAATCAGCGGATGCCTTGGCGATGGAGACCACCAGGGGAAGGTTCCAAATACAGGCAGGGAAGGCCACCATGGACGTGAGAGCGCAGGGTCCCTCCGAGTTGGACCTGACGGTGCCCAAGCTCCCCGCCGGGATGCTCCTCCCCTCGCAGGTCAGACCCTCAGACAGAGAGCTGCTGAGACTCTACCAGAGCCAGAGAGACGGCGGCGAGGAGGAGGCCGAGGCGCAGGCGGACCCCCGGCGCGCCTCACCTTGCGCCAGCCCCTCGGAGGGCTCCCTGGAAAGCGGCGAGACCGGCGGCAGCGGCGAAAGCGGCATAGCCAGCGGCAACTGCACGCCCAAGCGGCCCGAGATGAGCGAGCAGCCCGAGATcattgacttcagctcggcTAAAGTCAGCGAGGCGGTGCAGGAGTGGCAACGGGAGAACGAGCGGAGGAGCACCGGCGGAGGGAGCGCCGGCGCCCCGTCCGTCTCGACcgtcaagaagaagaaggacgAGGCCTGCGAGTACTGCGGAAAGCAGTTTCGCAACAGCAGCAACCTGACGGTGCACCGCCGCAGTCACACGGGCGAGCGGCCGTACCGCTGCGGCCTGTGTAGCTACGCCTGCGCCCAGAGCTCCAAGCTAACGCGGCACATGAAGACGCACGGTGCCCAAGGAGCCAAAGCGCCTTTCCTGTGCCAACTTTGCGCCGTGCCTTTCACGGTCTACGCCACCCTGGAGAAGCATCTGAAGAAGGTGCACGGCCTCAGTCACGCCAGCGTGGGCGCCTACGCCCAGGCCAGCGCCGCAGACACGTTGGCCGCCATGAAAGCCGAAGAGGCGCCGGAGGTTGTgaagatggaggaggaggaagccagTCTGGATCAAGTAGCCAATACGGACAGGGAAGAACATCGCCAGGAGGAGAGCACGGGAAGTCCAACTCCCGTGGCTTTGACTCCAGCTCCCTGA
- the clasrp gene encoding CLK4-associating serine/arginine rich protein, whose translation MWQEARKHERKLRGMMVDYKRRGERRREYYEKIKKDPAQFLQVHGRAYKVHLDPAVALAAESPINMMPWQGDASNMIDRFDVRAHLDYVPTYTPPLITTPSAEQEMEERKCNYERYRGLVQNDFANISEEQCLYQIYVDELYGGLQKPNEDEKKKLAEKKVAIGYTYEDSTVTEPDPASDKDEDNSENSESEEDEVIPDIDVEVDIDELNHEQELDLNKAATPYGMAEGDFVRMLRKDKEEVEAIKHAKALEAEKAMYSGRRSRRQRREFREKRLKGRQISPPSYARRDSPTYDPYKRPDSESSSESRSRSRTPGPEKITFITSFGGSDDEAAAAAAAAAAVAQAAVSQGSFVQHPAGHSRASRRRRSSSSRSPSYSSSASSSRSSSSSSRSRRRSRRRDDRRSRTNSRLRRHSRSYSRDRGGSRRRRERTRSRSRPRERSRERRQYSSRRRTRSRSSSRQGGSSRRSGRTGYRRGESSSGSPSPSPGRPNHSPSPDNRGPPVSSNTVTDKLRKPESSGGKKTGAAKSKLTPQEKLKLRMQKALNRQSKADKKAAQVKIQQQEHKRQEREGELRAMARKIRMKERERREKEWDEWERQYGRHSSNSPSPSKHGRDSSSSRRRYRSHSRSRSRSRSRSPYSRY comes from the exons ATGTGGCAGGAGGCCCGCAAGCACGAGCGCAAGCTCCGTGGCATGATGGTCGACTACAAGCGACGTGGCGAGCGCCGCCGGGAATACTACGAGAAGATC AAAAAAGATCCGGCCCAGTTCCTTCAGGTTCATGGACGAGCCTATAAGGTCCATCTGGATCCTGCTGTGGCTCTGGCTGCAGAATCTCCCATCAACAT GATGCCATGGCAAGGTGACGCCAGTAACATGATTGATcgttttgacgtccgagctcatcTCGACTAcgtccccacctacacacctccGCTCATCACCACACC AAGCGCAGAGCAGGAGATGGAGGAGAGGAAATGCAATTACGAGCGCTACCGAGGCTTGGTGCAGAACGACTTTGCCAACA TCTCTGAGGAGCAGTGTTTGTACCAGATTTATGTGGACGAACTCTATGGTGGCCTACAGAAGCCAAACGAGGATGAGAAGAAAAA GCTGGCGGAGAAAAAAGTTGCCATCGGTTACACATACGAGGACAGCACTGTGACAGAACCGGACCCCGCCTCGGACAAAGATGAAGACAATTCGGAGAACAGCGAATCTGAAGAAGACGAGGTCATCCCAGATATTG ATGTGGAGGTGGACATTGACGAGCTGAACCACGAGCAGGAGCTGGATCTCAACAAAGCGGCCACTCCCTATGGAATGGCTGAAGGAGACTTTGTCAG GATGTTGAGGAAGGACAAAGAGGAGGTGGAGGCCATCAAGCATGCCAAAGCACTGGAGGCGGAGAAAGCCATGTACTCT GGCCGCCGTTCTCGCCGACAAAGAAGAGAGTTCAGAGAGAAAAGACTGAAAGGACGACAAATCAGCCCGCCAAG CTATGCCAGAAGAGACAGTCCAACGTATGATCCTTACAAACG GCCGGACTCAGAATCCAGCTCTGAGTCGCGCTCACGCTCCCGGACCCCCGGTCCGGAGAAGATAACCTTCATCACCAGCTTTGGAGGCAGCGACGACGAggctgcggcggcggcagcggcggcggcagccgtGGCGCAAGCCGCCGTCTCCCAAGGCTCCTTCGTGCAGCACCCCGCAGGTCATAGCAGGGCCTCCCG GAGACGAAGATCCTCATCCAGTCGCTCCCCTTCATACTCCTCCTCCGCTTCTTCATCGcgctcctcctcttcgtcctccCGTTCACGCCGCCGATCGCGGAGAAGGGACGACCGGCGTTCTCGGACCAACTCCCGCTTGAGACGACATTCGCGGTCGTACTCGCGTGACCGGGGAGGGTCCCGGAGGAGGCGCGAGCGGACTCGCTCCAGATCGCGACCCAGAGAACGCTCTCGGGAGAGGAGACAATACTCTTCGAGGAGACGGACAAG ATCCCGCTCCAGCTCACGGCAAGGGGGTTCCTCTCGGCGAAGCGGCCGCACCGGTTACCGGCGGGGCGAGAGCAGCAGCGGCAGTCCCTCGCCGTCCCCCGGCCGCCCCAACCACAGCCCCTCCCCTGACAACAGAGGACCCCCTGTTTCTTCTAACACCGTTACCGACAAACTCAGAAA GCCTGAATCAAGCGGTGGTAAAAAGACGGGAGCTGCCAAA TCCAAGCTGACGCCACAGGAGAAGCTCAAGCTCCGCATGCAGAAGGCCCTCAACAGGCAGT CCAAGGCGGATAAGAAAGCGGCTCAGGTGAAAATCCAGCAACAGGAGCACAAACGACAG GAGCGAGAGGGAGAACTACGAGCCATGGCACGCAAGATACGCATGAA GGAGCGAGAGCGGCGCGAGAAAGAGTGGGATGAATGGGAGCGACAATACGGACGCCACAGCAGCAACTCGCCCTCTCCTTCCAAACATG GTCGGGATTCCAGCTCATCCAGAAG gaGATATCGGTCCCACTCGCGCTCCCGTTCCCGCTCCCGTTCCAGAAGTCCGTACAGCAGATACTGA